A single genomic interval of Saccharothrix saharensis harbors:
- a CDS encoding GuaB3 family IMP dehydrogenase-related protein: MRDLVEIGMGRTARRAYELDDLEIIPSRRTRSSKDVSTAWQIDAYRFEIPLITHPTDAIVSPGTAVAIGELGGLGVLNAEGLWARHGDVEEALFRLVQAVEDTDDPAAPVKVLQELHAAPVRMDLIAEAVKQVRESGVTVAVRVSPQRAAELTPDLLAAGVEILVVQGTIISAEHVSRDGEPLNLKSFIADLDIPVIAGGVGDYRTAMHLMRTGAAGVIVGYGYTPGVTTTDAVLGIGVPMATAIADAAAARRDYLDETGGRYVHVIADGGALTSGDIAKSIACGADAVMLGEPLAAASEAPGQGLYWTAASAHPSVPRSHVSTGVDQVVDLRKLLFGPSVDPRGVTNLFGSLRRAMAKTGYSDLKEFQKVGLTIRG; encoded by the coding sequence GTGCGCGATCTGGTCGAGATCGGCATGGGCCGGACCGCGAGGCGGGCCTACGAGCTGGACGACCTCGAAATCATCCCGTCCCGCAGGACCCGGTCCTCCAAGGACGTCTCGACGGCCTGGCAGATCGACGCCTACCGGTTCGAGATCCCGCTGATCACCCACCCGACGGACGCGATCGTGTCGCCGGGCACGGCGGTCGCGATCGGCGAGCTCGGCGGTCTGGGCGTGCTCAACGCCGAAGGGCTGTGGGCGCGGCACGGCGACGTGGAAGAGGCGCTCTTCCGGCTGGTGCAGGCGGTGGAGGACACCGACGACCCGGCCGCGCCGGTGAAGGTGCTCCAGGAGCTGCACGCCGCGCCGGTGCGGATGGACCTGATCGCCGAGGCCGTCAAGCAGGTGCGCGAGTCGGGCGTCACGGTCGCGGTGCGGGTCAGCCCGCAGCGGGCGGCCGAGCTGACCCCGGACCTGCTGGCGGCCGGCGTGGAGATCCTGGTCGTGCAGGGCACGATCATCTCGGCCGAGCACGTCTCGCGCGACGGTGAGCCGCTGAACCTGAAGTCGTTCATCGCGGACCTCGACATCCCGGTGATCGCGGGCGGTGTCGGCGACTACCGCACCGCGATGCACCTGATGCGCACGGGCGCGGCGGGCGTGATCGTCGGCTACGGCTACACGCCGGGCGTGACCACGACGGACGCCGTGCTCGGCATCGGCGTGCCGATGGCCACGGCCATCGCCGACGCGGCCGCGGCCCGCCGGGACTACCTGGACGAGACCGGTGGCCGGTACGTGCACGTGATCGCCGACGGTGGTGCGCTGACCAGCGGTGACATCGCCAAGTCGATCGCGTGCGGCGCGGACGCGGTGATGCTGGGCGAGCCGCTGGCGGCGGCGTCCGAGGCGCCGGGCCAGGGCCTGTACTGGACGGCGGCGTCGGCGCACCCGTCGGTGCCGCGCAGCCACGTGTCGACCGGTGTGGACCAGGTGGTCGACCTGCGCAAGCTGCTGTTCGGCCCGTCGGTGGACCCGCGGGGCGTGACGAACCTGTTCGGTTCGCTGCGCCGGGCGATGGCGAAGACCGGCTACTCGGACCTCAAGGAGTTCCAGAAGGTCGGCCTGACCATCCGCGGCTGA
- a CDS encoding FAD-dependent oxidoreductase: protein MGELAGNNTDYDVVVVGSGFGGSVAALRLTEKGYRVAVVEAGRRFADDEFAETSWDLRRYLWAPALGCYGIQRIHALRSVMILAGSGVGGGSLVYANTLYRPLKPFYADRQWAHITDWEAELAPFYDQASRMLGVVENPTTTPSDVVMQRVAEDMGVADTYHPTPVGVFFGEPGVPAEDPYFGGAGPSRTGCTQCGACMSGCRVGAKNTLVKNYLYLAERNGAQVLPLTTVTDLRQAPDGTWAVGTRRTGGKLRRGRRTITAGQVVLAAGTWGTQQLLHRMRAEGALPKLSPRLGELTRTNSESIIGAARFTVDEERNFSQGVAITSSIHPDEQTHIEPVRYGKGSNAMGLLQTLATDGAKATPRVLQFLAQAVRHPLRLARLMSVHRWSERTVILLVMQSLDNSITTFTKKGLFRRKLTSKQGHGQPNPTFIEAGHRANLLAAEHIDGIPGGTWGELFNIPLTAHFIGGCPIGSDPATGVIDPYHRVHGYPGLSVVDGAAISANLGVNPSLTITAQAERAFSVWPNKGEPDRRPDQSEGYRRIAPVPPRHPAVPAAAPGALRLPIVEVKST from the coding sequence ATGGGTGAACTCGCCGGTAACAACACCGACTACGACGTCGTCGTGGTGGGCTCGGGCTTCGGCGGCAGCGTCGCCGCCCTCCGCCTCACCGAGAAGGGCTACCGGGTGGCGGTGGTCGAGGCCGGCCGCCGGTTCGCCGACGACGAGTTCGCCGAGACGTCCTGGGACCTGCGGCGCTACCTGTGGGCGCCCGCGCTCGGCTGCTACGGCATCCAGCGCATCCACGCCCTGCGCAGCGTGATGATCCTCGCCGGGTCGGGCGTCGGCGGCGGGTCGCTGGTGTACGCCAACACCCTGTACCGGCCGCTCAAGCCGTTCTACGCGGACCGGCAGTGGGCGCACATCACCGACTGGGAGGCCGAGCTCGCCCCGTTCTACGACCAGGCGAGCCGGATGCTGGGCGTGGTGGAGAACCCGACCACCACGCCGTCGGACGTGGTGATGCAACGCGTCGCCGAGGACATGGGCGTCGCCGACACCTACCACCCGACGCCGGTCGGCGTGTTCTTCGGCGAACCGGGCGTGCCCGCCGAGGACCCGTACTTCGGCGGCGCGGGCCCGAGCCGGACCGGCTGCACGCAATGCGGCGCGTGCATGTCCGGCTGCCGGGTCGGCGCGAAGAACACGCTGGTCAAGAACTACCTCTACCTGGCCGAGCGCAACGGCGCGCAGGTGCTGCCGCTGACCACCGTGACGGACCTGCGGCAGGCGCCGGACGGCACGTGGGCGGTCGGCACCCGGCGCACCGGCGGCAAGCTGCGCCGGGGCAGGCGCACGATCACCGCGGGCCAGGTCGTGCTGGCCGCCGGCACGTGGGGCACCCAGCAGCTGCTGCACCGGATGCGGGCCGAGGGCGCGCTGCCGAAGCTCTCGCCCAGGCTCGGCGAGCTGACCAGGACGAACTCCGAGTCGATCATCGGCGCGGCCCGCTTCACCGTGGACGAGGAGCGCAACTTCAGCCAGGGCGTGGCGATCACGTCGTCCATCCACCCGGACGAGCAGACCCACATCGAGCCGGTGCGCTACGGCAAGGGCAGCAACGCCATGGGGCTGCTCCAGACGTTGGCCACGGACGGCGCGAAGGCCACCCCGCGCGTGCTGCAGTTCCTGGCCCAGGCGGTGCGGCACCCGCTGCGGCTGGCCCGGCTCATGTCGGTGCACCGGTGGAGCGAGCGGACCGTGATCCTGCTGGTGATGCAGAGCCTGGACAACTCCATCACCACCTTCACCAAGAAGGGCCTGTTCCGGCGCAAGCTCACCTCGAAGCAGGGGCACGGCCAACCGAACCCGACGTTCATCGAAGCCGGGCACCGGGCGAACCTGCTGGCCGCCGAGCACATCGACGGCATCCCCGGCGGCACGTGGGGCGAGCTGTTCAACATCCCGCTGACCGCGCACTTCATCGGCGGCTGCCCGATCGGTTCGGACCCGGCCACCGGCGTCATCGACCCCTACCACCGGGTCCACGGCTACCCGGGCCTGTCCGTGGTGGACGGGGCGGCGATCTCGGCGAACCTGGGCGTGAACCCGTCGCTCACCATCACCGCGCAGGCCGAGCGGGCGTTCTCGGTGTGGCCGAACAAGGGTGAGCCGGACCGGCGCCCGGACCAGTCGGAGGGCTACCGGCGGATCGCGCCGGTGCCGCCGCGCCACCCCGCCGTGCCCGCCGCGGCGCCGGGCGCCCTGCGGTTGCCGATCGTGGAGGTCAAGTCGACCTGA
- a CDS encoding MBL fold metallo-hydrolase — protein MAPKPFASSADLDPKDERFVELADGVYALTAEGDPNVGAIEGEDFLVCIEARATPKAARRWLGLLREHTDKPVRHLVLTHYHAVRTLGASAFDAAEVITHDTTRALIAERGREDWLSEYGRMPRLFEEPAGIPGLTWPTVTFSDRLTIPLGGDRGEVELRFCGRGHTAGDIVVWLPHQRILFAGDLVESQAALYTGDAFHDEWATSTLDRVAALGAEQLVGGRGAPARDRTEVDAAIAQSRHFLDELRRTVGTAHVSGGTVKDAFESARAALAPRYGRWPIFEHCLPFNVQRYWDECDGVAWPRIWTADRDREVWAALQ, from the coding sequence GTGGCACCGAAGCCGTTCGCGTCCAGCGCCGACCTCGACCCGAAGGACGAGCGGTTCGTCGAACTCGCCGACGGCGTCTACGCCCTGACCGCCGAAGGCGACCCGAACGTCGGGGCGATCGAGGGCGAGGACTTCCTGGTCTGCATCGAGGCGCGGGCCACGCCGAAGGCCGCCCGGCGCTGGCTCGGCCTGCTGCGCGAGCACACCGACAAGCCCGTGCGCCACCTGGTGCTCACCCACTACCACGCGGTCCGCACGCTCGGCGCGAGCGCGTTCGACGCGGCCGAGGTCATCACCCACGACACGACCAGGGCGTTGATCGCCGAACGCGGCCGGGAGGACTGGCTCAGCGAGTACGGCCGCATGCCCCGGCTGTTCGAGGAACCCGCGGGCATCCCCGGCCTCACCTGGCCCACCGTGACGTTCTCCGACCGCCTGACCATCCCGCTCGGCGGTGATCGGGGCGAGGTGGAGCTGCGGTTCTGCGGTCGCGGGCACACGGCGGGCGACATCGTGGTGTGGCTGCCGCACCAGCGGATCCTGTTCGCGGGCGACCTGGTCGAGTCCCAGGCCGCCCTCTACACCGGTGACGCGTTCCACGACGAGTGGGCCACGTCGACGTTGGACCGGGTGGCCGCGCTGGGCGCGGAGCAGCTCGTCGGCGGCCGCGGCGCGCCCGCCCGCGACCGGACCGAGGTGGACGCGGCCATCGCGCAGTCGCGGCACTTCCTGGACGAGCTGCGCCGCACGGTCGGGACCGCGCACGTCAGCGGCGGCACGGTGAAGGACGCGTTCGAGTCGGCGCGCGCCGCCCTGGCTCCGCGCTACGGGCGGTGGCCGATCTTCGAGCACTGCCTGCCGTTCAACGTGCAGCGGTACTGGGACGAGTGCGACGGCGTGGCGTGGCCCCGGATCTGGACCGCCGACCGGGACCGCGAGGTGTGGGCGGCGCTGCAATGA
- a CDS encoding FAD-dependent monooxygenase yields MTAPVLVVGAGPVGLTAALLLARAGVPTVVLEAEERHLAIGSRSLCVHRDVLDVLDRVGVGQAVVDAGVTWYRGRTYFRDREVLTVDLPRTDGFPPFVNTPQTTVERILHAKAAAEPLTDVRFGHRVERVRQQSGHVVLHTRSGTFEGTHCIAADGAHSTVRHLLGIPFEGHSYDDRFVIADVRVDLGHPEPERRFYFDPPANPGRQVLVHPQPGGVHRIDWQVPADFTLTPDHVRAVTGDRPHEVLWQSTYRFHQRRAARFRVGNVLLAGDAAHVMSPFGARGLNSGICDADNAAWKVALDRAGEAGPHLLDSYHHERAAAADENLRVTDATMRFLVPRTEAERAHRRHVLEHGLTHEIDSGRLFEPFAYRDSPLTTNGDGELRPGSRRYGPGFTVEGDALVRPDGHTAATGTDLARALHRAKGFTAAEASP; encoded by the coding sequence ATGACGGCACCCGTGCTGGTCGTGGGCGCGGGCCCGGTGGGGTTGACCGCCGCGCTCCTGCTGGCCCGCGCGGGCGTGCCGACGGTCGTGCTGGAGGCCGAAGAACGTCACCTGGCGATCGGCAGCCGGTCGCTCTGCGTCCACCGGGACGTGCTCGACGTCCTCGACCGCGTCGGCGTCGGCCAGGCCGTCGTGGACGCCGGCGTCACCTGGTACCGCGGCCGGACCTACTTCCGGGACCGCGAGGTGCTCACCGTCGACCTGCCGCGCACCGACGGCTTCCCGCCGTTCGTCAACACGCCCCAGACCACCGTCGAACGCATCCTGCACGCCAAGGCCGCCGCCGAGCCGCTGACCGACGTCCGCTTCGGCCACCGGGTCGAACGCGTGCGGCAGCAGTCCGGCCACGTCGTGCTGCACACGCGATCCGGAACGTTCGAGGGCACGCACTGCATCGCGGCCGACGGCGCGCACTCCACCGTCCGGCACCTGCTCGGCATCCCGTTCGAGGGGCACTCCTACGACGACCGGTTCGTCATCGCCGACGTCCGCGTCGACCTGGGCCACCCCGAGCCCGAGCGCCGCTTCTACTTCGACCCGCCGGCCAACCCCGGCCGCCAGGTCCTCGTGCACCCCCAACCGGGCGGCGTGCACCGCATCGACTGGCAGGTCCCCGCGGACTTCACCCTCACCCCCGACCACGTCCGCGCCGTCACGGGCGACCGCCCGCACGAGGTCCTCTGGCAGTCCACCTACCGCTTCCACCAGCGCCGAGCCGCCCGCTTCCGCGTCGGCAACGTCCTGCTGGCGGGCGACGCCGCCCACGTCATGAGCCCGTTCGGCGCCCGCGGCCTCAACTCCGGCATCTGCGACGCCGACAACGCCGCGTGGAAGGTCGCCCTCGACCGCGCCGGGGAAGCGGGGCCCCACCTCCTCGACTCCTACCACCACGAACGCGCGGCCGCCGCCGACGAGAACCTGCGCGTCACCGACGCCACCATGCGCTTCCTCGTCCCCCGGACCGAGGCCGAACGCGCCCACCGCCGCCACGTCCTGGAGCACGGCCTCACCCACGAGATCGACTCCGGCAGGCTCTTCGAGCCCTTCGCCTACCGCGACTCGCCGCTGACCACCAACGGCGACGGCGAGCTCCGCCCCGGCAGCCGCCGCTACGGCCCCGGCTTCACGGTCGAGGGCGACGCGCTGGTCCGCCCCGACGGTCACACCGCCGCCACCGGGACCGACCTCGCGCGAGCCCTCCACCGCGCCAAGGGCTTCACCGCCGCCGAGGCGTCACCGTGA
- a CDS encoding cytochrome P450, whose amino-acid sequence MTAAAIPHPKWRVPFLGDVLGTNRHTPVQDTMRLGRELGPIFTRRFLDQEIVFVGGARLAAELADESRFAKHLALGVEALRDVGGDGLFTAYNDEPNWKAAHDVLLPAFTQSAMRAYHPTMVDVTAQLVEEWDRGGVVDVSGDMTKLTLETIGRVGFGYSFESFSRTDTHPFVKAMIGSLRYAQRKNFVIPVLRRLFGREAEERYQRDLAYLAQVVDEVVRSRRGSGGSDLLGLMLSSGELDEVNIRNQVITFLVAGHETTSGALSFALHYLSRHPEVAERARAEVEAVWGAADVPEFEQVTKLRYVRRVLDEALRLWPTAPGFAREARTDTVLGGRYPMRAGQWALVLLPLVHRDPEVWDSPEAFDPDRFTPARVKARPAHVYKPFGTGERACIGRQFAVHEATLALGTLLRRYDLVATGDYELRVAEMLTLKPDGFTVTPRRR is encoded by the coding sequence GTGACGGCCGCCGCGATACCGCACCCCAAGTGGCGGGTGCCGTTCCTGGGTGACGTGCTGGGCACCAACCGGCACACGCCGGTGCAGGACACCATGCGGCTGGGGCGCGAGCTGGGGCCGATCTTCACCCGGCGGTTCCTGGACCAGGAGATCGTCTTCGTCGGTGGCGCCCGGCTGGCCGCGGAGCTGGCCGACGAGTCGCGCTTCGCGAAGCACCTGGCGCTGGGCGTGGAGGCGTTGCGGGACGTCGGCGGCGACGGGCTGTTCACCGCCTACAACGACGAGCCGAACTGGAAGGCGGCGCACGACGTGCTGCTGCCCGCGTTCACGCAGAGCGCCATGCGCGCCTACCACCCGACGATGGTCGACGTCACGGCCCAGCTCGTCGAGGAGTGGGACCGGGGTGGCGTGGTCGACGTCTCCGGCGACATGACGAAGCTGACCCTGGAGACGATCGGGCGGGTCGGGTTCGGGTACTCGTTCGAGTCCTTCTCGCGCACGGACACTCACCCGTTCGTGAAGGCGATGATCGGGTCGTTGCGGTACGCGCAGCGCAAGAACTTCGTGATCCCCGTGCTGCGCAGGCTGTTCGGGCGCGAGGCGGAGGAGCGCTACCAACGCGACCTCGCGTACCTGGCGCAGGTGGTGGACGAGGTGGTCCGGTCGCGGCGGGGGTCGGGCGGGTCGGACCTGCTGGGGCTGATGCTGTCGTCCGGCGAGCTGGACGAGGTGAACATCCGCAACCAGGTGATCACGTTCCTGGTGGCGGGGCACGAGACGACGTCCGGCGCGCTGTCGTTCGCGCTGCACTACCTGTCGCGGCACCCCGAGGTGGCCGAGCGGGCCCGCGCGGAGGTCGAGGCGGTGTGGGGTGCGGCGGACGTGCCGGAGTTCGAGCAGGTGACGAAGCTGCGGTACGTGCGGCGGGTGCTGGACGAGGCGTTGCGGCTGTGGCCGACCGCGCCGGGGTTCGCGCGGGAGGCGAGGACCGACACCGTGCTGGGCGGGCGGTACCCGATGCGGGCGGGCCAGTGGGCGCTGGTGCTGCTGCCGCTGGTGCACCGCGACCCGGAGGTGTGGGACTCGCCGGAGGCGTTCGACCCGGACCGGTTCACGCCCGCGCGGGTGAAGGCGCGGCCCGCGCACGTCTACAAGCCGTTCGGGACGGGGGAACGGGCGTGCATCGGGCGGCAGTTCGCCGTGCACGAGGCGACGTTGGCCCTGGGCACGCTGCTGCGCCGGTACGACCTGGTGGCGACGGGCGACTACGAGCTGCGGGTGGCGGAGATGCTGACGTTGAAGCCGGACGGGTTCACGGTGACGCCTCGGCGGCGGTGA
- a CDS encoding SDR family NAD(P)-dependent oxidoreductase: MRVSGSTVLVTGATGGIGRSIARVLAGRGAEVVVTGRKVAEVERLAREVGGRAVVADLADADDVGRLVAEVGAVDVLVANAALPAGGALADFTAEQVKRALAVNLEAPVELARALVPSMVAARRGHVVLIGSLAGKVASAHSSLYNATKFGLRGFALGLREDLRGSGVGVSIVQPGFVRDAGMFADTGAKPPAGLRTVSPEQVAAGVVRAIEENRAEVNVAPAELRVLSAVGGAFPALSSGLQRRMSNDELMRRMSAANRGKR; the protein is encoded by the coding sequence ATGCGGGTCTCGGGATCGACCGTGTTGGTGACCGGCGCGACGGGCGGGATCGGGCGGTCGATCGCCCGCGTCCTGGCCGGCCGTGGCGCGGAGGTGGTGGTGACCGGGCGGAAGGTCGCCGAGGTGGAGCGGCTCGCGCGGGAGGTCGGCGGGCGCGCGGTGGTGGCCGACCTGGCCGACGCGGACGACGTCGGGCGGTTGGTGGCCGAGGTCGGCGCGGTGGACGTGCTGGTCGCCAACGCGGCACTGCCGGCCGGCGGGGCGTTGGCGGACTTCACCGCCGAGCAGGTCAAGCGGGCGCTGGCGGTGAACCTGGAGGCCCCCGTCGAGCTGGCCCGCGCGTTGGTGCCGTCGATGGTCGCGGCCCGGCGGGGTCACGTGGTGCTCATCGGGTCGTTGGCGGGCAAGGTGGCGTCGGCGCACAGCTCTCTCTACAACGCGACGAAGTTCGGGCTGCGCGGCTTCGCGCTGGGGCTGCGGGAGGACCTGCGCGGCAGCGGGGTCGGCGTGTCGATCGTGCAGCCCGGGTTCGTGCGCGACGCGGGGATGTTCGCCGACACGGGAGCGAAGCCGCCGGCGGGGCTGCGGACCGTGTCGCCGGAGCAGGTCGCGGCCGGGGTGGTGAGGGCGATCGAGGAGAACCGGGCCGAGGTGAACGTGGCACCGGCCGAGCTGCGGGTGCTGAGCGCGGTGGGCGGGGCGTTCCCGGCGCTGTCGTCCGGGTTGCAGCGCCGGATGTCGAACGACGAGCTGATGCGGCGGATGAGCGCGGCGAACCGGGGCAAGCGGTGA
- a CDS encoding TetR/AcrR family transcriptional regulator, translating to MTKPAGTRQRIIAAVLRIIGDDGVAGVTNRRIAQEAGVSLGSVTYHFATQQDLLRESLRHFVTEETKRFGDLAGRNEAACTDLAQVVDIVGQVAEATGTDSERIAPYELYLHAGRDPELRAAAAECFAAYDKLAETVLASIGVKDADQVAGAVVGMVMGLKLRALATGTHTDDLVNGLLTLAKGALRE from the coding sequence ATGACGAAACCGGCCGGGACGAGGCAGCGGATCATCGCGGCCGTGCTGCGGATCATCGGCGACGACGGTGTCGCGGGCGTGACCAACCGGCGCATCGCGCAGGAGGCGGGCGTCTCGCTCGGCTCCGTCACCTACCACTTCGCCACCCAGCAGGACCTGCTGCGGGAGAGCCTGCGCCACTTCGTCACCGAGGAGACGAAGCGCTTCGGCGACCTCGCCGGCCGGAACGAGGCCGCCTGCACCGACCTGGCCCAGGTCGTCGACATCGTGGGCCAGGTCGCCGAGGCCACCGGCACCGACAGCGAGCGCATCGCGCCCTACGAGCTGTACCTGCACGCCGGCCGCGACCCGGAGCTGCGCGCCGCCGCCGCCGAGTGCTTCGCCGCCTACGACAAGCTCGCCGAGACCGTCCTGGCCTCGATCGGCGTCAAGGACGCCGACCAGGTGGCCGGCGCCGTCGTCGGCATGGTCATGGGCCTCAAGCTGCGCGCCCTGGCCACGGGCACCCACACCGACGACCTGGTCAACGGCCTGCTGACGTTGGCGAAGGGGGCGCTCAGAGAGTGA
- a CDS encoding aldehyde dehydrogenase family protein — protein MDAFTPQPRPCWIAGRAEQGVSAIAVHHPFDGTEVASVAVPGPEQVERAVAAAAGVAKEFRRTPAHVRAKALLQVSEALVERAEEIAETITAENGKPLKWAEIEVRRAVSTFRFAAEEARRFSGDLQRLDTDAGGEGRMAVVRRVPRGPVLAVAPFNFPLNLVAHKVAPALAVGAPVIVKPASATPLSALLLGELLAETDLPEGAFSVLPVRGSDMKSLVTDERLPVISFTGSTGVGWSMMDSAPRKHVVMELGSNSAAIVCPDWTDLDFAAERIATFGNYQGGQSCIAVQRVLVHRDVAGEFVPKLVEAVRGLKTGDPHDPEVEVGPLIDEDNARRVEEWVAEALTGGAVLHVGGGRSGTSVEPTVVQDVPVEARLWHQEVFGPVLAVAVVDSVDEAFEQANATDYGLQAGVFTKDVTVAFAAAAELEVGGVIIGDVPSYRADQMPYGGVKGSGTGREGVRSAMEDFTEERTMVLTGITL, from the coding sequence ATGGACGCGTTTACGCCTCAGCCACGGCCCTGTTGGATTGCTGGACGCGCTGAGCAGGGCGTTTCAGCCATTGCGGTGCACCACCCGTTCGACGGGACGGAGGTGGCGTCGGTGGCGGTGCCCGGGCCGGAGCAGGTGGAGCGGGCCGTGGCGGCGGCGGCGGGGGTGGCCAAGGAGTTCAGGCGGACGCCGGCGCACGTCCGGGCGAAGGCGTTGCTCCAGGTGTCCGAAGCCTTGGTGGAGCGGGCCGAGGAGATCGCGGAGACGATCACGGCCGAGAACGGGAAGCCGCTGAAGTGGGCCGAGATCGAGGTGCGGCGGGCGGTGAGCACGTTCCGGTTCGCGGCGGAGGAGGCGCGGCGGTTCAGCGGGGACCTGCAGCGGCTGGACACCGATGCGGGTGGTGAGGGGCGGATGGCGGTGGTGCGACGGGTGCCGCGGGGGCCCGTGCTGGCGGTCGCGCCGTTCAACTTCCCGTTGAACCTGGTGGCGCACAAGGTGGCGCCCGCGTTGGCGGTCGGGGCTCCGGTGATCGTGAAGCCGGCTTCGGCGACACCGTTGTCGGCGTTGTTGTTGGGTGAGTTGTTGGCGGAGACGGATTTGCCCGAAGGGGCGTTCTCCGTGTTGCCCGTGCGCGGGTCGGACATGAAGAGCCTCGTGACGGACGAGCGGTTGCCGGTCATCTCGTTCACCGGGTCGACGGGTGTCGGGTGGTCGATGATGGATTCGGCGCCGCGCAAGCACGTGGTGATGGAGTTGGGGTCCAACTCGGCGGCGATCGTGTGCCCGGATTGGACCGACCTGGATTTCGCGGCGGAGCGGATCGCGACGTTCGGCAATTACCAGGGTGGTCAGTCGTGCATCGCGGTGCAGCGGGTGTTGGTGCACCGCGACGTGGCCGGGGAGTTCGTGCCGAAGTTGGTCGAGGCGGTCCGGGGGTTGAAGACGGGTGACCCGCACGACCCGGAGGTCGAGGTGGGTCCGTTGATCGACGAGGACAACGCCCGGCGGGTCGAGGAGTGGGTCGCGGAGGCCCTGACCGGCGGGGCGGTGCTGCACGTCGGCGGTGGGCGGTCGGGGACGTCGGTGGAGCCCACCGTGGTGCAGGACGTGCCCGTGGAGGCCCGGTTGTGGCACCAGGAGGTGTTCGGGCCGGTGTTGGCGGTGGCCGTGGTGGACTCGGTGGACGAGGCGTTCGAGCAGGCCAACGCGACGGACTACGGGTTGCAGGCGGGCGTGTTCACCAAGGACGTGACGGTGGCGTTCGCGGCGGCGGCGGAACTGGAGGTCGGTGGGGTGATCATCGGCGACGTGCCGTCCTACCGGGCCGACCAGATGCCGTACGGCGGGGTGAAGGGGTCGGGCACCGGGCGCGAGGGCGTGCGGTCGGCGATGGAGGACTTCACCGAAGAGCGCACGATGGTGCTCACCGGCATCACTCTCTGA
- a CDS encoding phosphotransferase enzyme family protein — protein MREEVLTGGGLNEVVRVGSTVLRPVGPWTPNVHRLLEHLAPLGLSPVAHGVEESGGRRREVLSYLEGEVGHPPLGAGLRSDEVLVAVARMVRRLHDASVGLVEGEGALLEGWQFPAMSPVEVICHNDLAPYNMVFRDGAPVGVFDFDGARPGPRWWDVAYTAYCLVPFSPEFGEVADQRRRAGLFCEAYGLPVSGMGRRVLARLADMVGMIRERPEFWRQREEGHEQYYLGHAEYVREHFSEM, from the coding sequence ATGCGGGAGGAAGTGCTCACCGGAGGCGGGCTCAACGAAGTCGTGCGGGTGGGGTCGACGGTCCTGCGGCCGGTCGGGCCGTGGACGCCCAACGTGCACCGGCTGCTGGAACACCTTGCCCCGCTTGGCCTTTCGCCGGTGGCGCACGGGGTCGAGGAGTCGGGTGGGCGGCGGCGGGAGGTGCTGTCGTACCTGGAGGGTGAGGTCGGCCACCCGCCGTTGGGCGCGGGGTTGCGGTCGGACGAGGTGCTGGTGGCGGTGGCGCGGATGGTGCGGCGGTTGCACGACGCGTCGGTGGGGTTGGTGGAGGGCGAGGGGGCGCTGTTGGAGGGGTGGCAGTTTCCGGCGATGTCACCTGTTGAGGTGATCTGCCACAACGACCTGGCGCCGTACAACATGGTGTTCCGGGATGGGGCGCCGGTCGGGGTGTTCGACTTCGACGGCGCCCGGCCGGGGCCGCGGTGGTGGGACGTGGCGTACACGGCGTATTGCCTGGTGCCGTTCTCGCCGGAGTTCGGCGAGGTCGCGGACCAGCGGCGGCGGGCGGGGTTGTTCTGCGAGGCGTACGGGTTGCCGGTGAGCGGGATGGGGCGGCGGGTGTTGGCGCGGTTGGCCGACATGGTGGGCATGATCCGGGAGCGGCCCGAGTTCTGGCGGCAGCGGGAAGAGGGGCACGAGCAGTACTACCTGGGGCACGCCGAGTACGTGCGGGAGCATTTCTCGGAAATGTAG